The stretch of DNA TGAGGTCTACAACTATTGTATTATGCCCACCCAGTGATTTATAGTAATAGTTGATCTACTCAAAAAGTCGTAACAAAAAACTAAAATATTTCAAAACTGATGTTTTGTAAGTTTGTCTAATTACTATTGTACCAACGTGTAATATGAGAACGCAATCAACATCCTGCAATATCGACTTAAATCTACGAACGTTTTCCACAAGAGAAAACAGTCCGGGTTACAATAAAGCACGTACGCGAGCATGCTGCTATGACAGCTTACAATAGGTTACAATACTGATGCCCGTTTACGCCTGGTTACGATGATGGAAAATAAAAGAGCAATGGTTTCTGTCACCAGGTTATGATAGTCAAACACGTCTGGTATGCACTATCCATACATGGCACATAAtcaacaacaataataaataaCTAATAGAAATGCAATTCACCACAATTCGGCTAAGAGGTGCGAAACTACAAAGAGAAACGGCACACCAATTAGTCAATATGATGAAAATACACAATGTAATTGTCGTAGTAGCTCCTAGAACTTTTAAAATAATTTTGGAATAATGACCTTATATCAAGTAAGGAATTAGGATCAAAAGCCTGGTACAGCCTTCTGTAAATGTTCTGTATAATTCCAAATGTTTTTGTTTCATTCTCTACCACAAAATTTGTCCTAACGGTTCCATTTATAAAAGGGAGATATGACCCCCTCGCCTCAGATTGGCTAGAAAGGAACGTGATCCCTTCGTGATCAGGTGATGGGGAGTTCATGGTTTGCGTTCATTGGTCGTCTGGAAAAATGTGGAGTTTCATTCAATACCCTGGCTAAAATCCTTCCAAACAAGTATTTATTTCAAGACTCTACTCTTTGTTTGCTAAATGAATGATAACTATCCTTACCAAAACCTAAAATACGTTTCTTTATTTGAACAGTAtgataacttgtttaaaaaatatgaaaCGGGGAAAAAGATTATGCATGGTATAATTTCTATAATATGGTAATTTTAAAGAACGACGATGAAGTAAAATACGCCCCCTGACGAAATGAAAGCTGCATATTCCTAGAATCAATTATGTTGTGGTGGCTCTAAAGAACAAACGTTCTTAAATGATGAAAAATAAGACCATGATGCTCTTTGACTGTTCTTTGCCTTCTATTGACTAAAATATGGACGTTCTGTActattttattgttattgttatgatGAAGAAACGAGAATGAAAAAAAATACAGCCTACCGATTTACAAGCCAATTAATCAACAACGTAATGAATTGTAACAATTCATTTAGGTTTACGTTACGATTTTGTGATTAAATTATTACGTCATTGGTGATATAGAGCGTCTGTATGTGAAACGACATGGCTGAATAAAGGCACAGTCTGCCTAGTAGACAACCTGCGTTTTTGAGGTATTGTAGAATGAACGAATAAAAATGACCAACAACTCATCAATACTGAAACCATCTGGTATGTTctgcataataatacagtaggCAAAATACTATAATACTGGTAGGCCTGCACAATGCCATTCCTTAGGCCTACATTATTTACTGAAGCCTAACATGACCCACTTAACATGATAAAATGTAGACCTATGTTTTTTTTCAACAACACCACAACTTGTTCACATTTGTATCTATTTAAGGTGGAGATGATGACCAACTGTCAGATCTTCtgaaaaatgacgttttcgtggATTTCTTTAACACGTTTCTGAACCTACCGGTGAGCCCCTTCTGCGATATAAAATAGAACACATCTCTTTCACAGAATTTAGAATAGAATATAACTGAACAGAATATATATTTCACAGAATTTATACTAGAACATAACTGAGTAGAATAAAATAACTGTCACAGAATGTATGTCACATTTCAATCTGTTTTCTGCCTAGGTGTTTGGTCAAACTCCTCTCTTCTTTCTGTTGGACAACAAATGGTTAACTTGTCCTGAGCTACTTCAAGGCCAGGTAGAGAATCCAAAACCTAACCAATTGCGCCCCCCTGTGGTTCATTTATGAAACAGTACTCGCtgctattattttttaaatttgaaCCATAGGGTTCAAATAGAGTTCAAAACAGAACTTTTACTCACATAACAATGAGAAAGACAATACAAATGAATTTCTTCATTTTGAAAAAAAAGTCAATAGGCCtgggtattttttatttaatattgTAGCGACCTTAACTGAACACCTATCAACCTCAGCAAGAGGTTCAGACCACTTGTCATAAAGGTTAAGGTGTTGGGTTAATAGTCGCTAGACCTGTGTTCAAGTCCTGGTCAGGGCTACCCCCTGAATTTGTTATACTTTGTTAAAATGTTATGATTTATATGCTATTCTTATTTTTGACATAACAGGACGTGAACAGAGGAGGATTTCAGAAGTGGTTGACTGCTCATCGCTTCACCTTGTTCAAGGAAACAGAGTGGTTCCATTACTACACTCTCTGTAAAGAATTCTTGGAGTTCTCAAACCATCATTCAGAAGGTAATCCGattagttatatatatatatattttttgcagtaTGATAGCGGCACTGTAAAACTAAAGCATAGAGAAACGTGACAGGGAAGGAACCATAGTTTTGGTCAGCGTTTCCCTGTTGACTCTTATTAGTGATGAACATCTAAATGGTATAAAAGCACCCTTTACCTGTTGAAAGTGACAAAGTATGGGGAGGGTTTCTAAGTACAATAGTTGGGTTAATAAGGGTACAATGAGCGATATACATGAAAAGATCATGCCATAAATGTTGAAACAAAGCGTAAGAAGGTGGTGAATCATATGCGCTCGGTCTCTGGTTATGAATGGGGTGCTGACAGACAATCGTTGATGGATATTTATAGAGCTCTGCTTAGAATGACACTTGATTACGGGTGTATAGTTTATGGAAGCGGTGAAGATTTGGCTTCAGAGGCTggacagaatacagtatatagctTTAAGGATATGTATTGGTGGATTTAAATCAACATCTGTATGTGCCTTACTAGTGGAGGCGGGTGAGATGCCTTTGGATATACGGCGTAAAAAATTGTCATTAGCTTGTTCGGTTAGGTTGAAAGGCTGTGAGGTTGAGCATCCCACTGCTACTGTTCTAGATGACTGTTGGGAATACTAGTAGGCAGTGGTTTTGGTTGGACAGTTGGAAAGCTTGTTGATGAGAGTGGTTGGAGGTTGGCCCTTCTGTGGTGATAGAGGATGTTCCTCCATGGTTACTCCCAGATCCTGTTGATCTAACCTTGGTAGCGAAAAGGAAAGATTGGTCAGAAGTCAGTGATCTAGGGAAACTGGTTGACAATTACATTGGTACAAGTTTTTATCCTTTTTTTTAATACCACTTTTCACAATGGATCCAAAGACCCAGATAGTGGGCGCACAGGAGCAGGCGTTTACATTCCTGAATTTGATGTGCAGATATGTAGAAGACTAAAATATATATTCAGTTTGAATTGTTGGCGATAGTAGTTGCCCTCCAGTGGGTGAAGGACATACAACCTGTTTGAATTATAGTATGCTCAGATTCTCTGtctgtattgaatagtttatcaTCTGGTAAATTGAATAGGAGTGACCTACTATTGGAAGTATTCATGTTATGATGGATAATTGAGAGACTGGGTGTAGTAGGGAGATTATGCTGGGTCGCAGCACTTCCGGGTGTGAAAGGGAAGGAAAATGTGGACGAGTTAGCCAAAAGCTTTGAAACAAGATATAATTGATATGATGCCCTCCAAAGAAAGGTTGGTGGACCAAGATTCAAGGGTCAGATTAGGAAGGAAGAGGTGGTGTTTTCTTGATTGCGCTTAGGACTTAGTACATTGAATTCATCATTATATCTGGTTGGCAAGCATGTGAAAGGTTTGTGTCTGTAGTGTATGGTTGAGGAAACAGTGGAGCATGTGTTATATTGTTGTAAGTAtgttgaagagagggaaagatggaAGTGTATGGTCATTGAGGTTGGATGGGGTTGGGGGTGTTCAGAAGGGATTTGGGGGAGGGTCTATTAGAAGTTAGTAGGGCTCGTTTTTATTTTCTCAGTAGTACGGAGTTAGGTAGTAGGATTTAGAAATGTTGTAAACTGCGATTGACCACACACTCCACcgcagtaggtggcggcatgcaccttTAACGTTTGTTTGCCGACCGCCATTATATCATAGAAGAAGAAGGTATTTGTCCTGAAGGCCCTGTGTGGAGTTTGTGTTGTTACTGTAGTCTATTTGTGTGAGAGCAACTACTTTGTGACCGTTCAGTTTTGACAACGTTTTTGGGGTGTGGTCGAGAGTTTTCAGGGAAGTTGGTTGCAGATTATTCCATGTGTTTGGCTTCAGGGTTGTTTTGTGTAACTCAGTCATCAAAAATTATAGTCATCTGAGGCTGTGAAAGCACTGTAATACTTTAGGATTGTCAGTCCTATTTAGTGAAAGTAAGATCAAAGACGCCTTTAATGTAATCCTGTTAATGTTGTGTACTGTTAATGTAATGGGCTCATTACTGCAGTAAAATGTGAGTTCAATGTGTTAGAAtaagaaaataacaaaaaatgcAGTAAACTGCTGTTACCTCATGCTAACATGATTGAAAGTTAAGTAAACAGTACCATCCCGCTGGCATTTAAGCTTACATTATAAACTCATAGAAAGAGTAACCCATTTGTTAACTCGTGCTGACATGATTAACTGTCAGGTTAACAGCAGTTTGCAGTATTTTTTTATTCTAACACACTCAAACTCAAACTTTTTTGTTATTTCCCATGGGCTTTGCCCGAATGCCCCCTAGTGGCTGGAATACAACTGTATTGAGCCCCTTACATTAAAGGAGAAGTTTACCCAAAATACAGAAACTCCTGAGTGATTCCAATCATTTAAACTAATTCATTGGAGTTCGCCCTCTCTCTAgtgctgaactgaaacagctgTAAAAACGGGTCACGTGACGTTGCTGGATGCAAGCCTCTCTTTGCTCTGTTGCCGGTTAATTCATGATTCAAAAATCCGCAAAGTGTTGACAAATTAGTTGTTTTATTGGAAGCGTACAGCTGAATTAGCCATTTTTTACCAACGGTTTTGAGTCAGAAAATGTGTACTTTTCCACCTAAAATATTTgctattattttatattattactCTATGTAGCCTACTGCCACAGCAGCGGAGATAGCAACTGTACATTGGGCGAAAGTTGATAGAGTTAGGCTCAGGTAAAATTTGTAATGAAAAGTGGAAAAAGACATGACAGCAAGAGCAAGTTGGTGTTCGGTCCCTGGCTGCACTATATACAGGAAATCAATGGAAGAAGGCCCCAAATGTAACTGTTTTCCGATAAAAGATAGAGATGCAGAAGATGGTTAGTAGTAATTTGAAATAGTAAATATGATGTCAATTCTCCAGCAGCCGACCTTGCATCGCTGCATGTGTGTAGCAACCACTTCAGCGACAATGCATATGAGCGAGATATGCAGTCGGAAACTATGGGGGCAGAAAATCGAAGGATACTCAAATATACAGCTATTGGGTTGAGAGACAATAGGCATTGTCACCTTACATTGCAGAATAGAATATCCCAAAAACATGGTGATAAATAAACATATGCTATACAGTGTTTTGGGCTAATGTGAAAACATAAGAGTTGGATGGCAGCAAAAGCAATGTGGTCACAAAAGCAATCTGACTGCACATCATCATCATTGCGTTGATCCATTTTTGTAAGAATTGTAGTCACGTATTCAAATTATCTGCAGCACAGACATTCCTCATCTGTCGGCATTGGAGCGCAATTGCCTCAACTGCACCACCAGTCtatgttgatcctggggatgggttggggctgtggtctAGCTGTTGCTACAGCTTCGGTGGCTAGAGTGGCCATCTAAAGCTCAATTTTCCTAAATTCTTTGTCTGAATACTCAggctcaaataaataaatacaatttcgAAGACACCATCGGTGCTCCTCCAgtagtggcgacccgtcattcagtgCAGGTGGGGCTCTGTTTTGAGACCCACATttttagcaacaaaaaaaaatctaataaaaatgtatatatatattttttttttggggggggggggcttaactattttgcatgttattttggcattaatatgtgtcacatatcagtttgcaaacaatgtaaaatatatatatatgtcattgagttaataaagctgcattgATTAAGGTAGCTCAAAAATgctggtgtttcagcctagctcagtgatttctgtggtggtggggcaagccagcagaaaataggagcaCTGTGCCGTGATTGGCGcattgttctgtcactcatggggacattaCATCACAGGCCAAGTCTAAGTCCTTAGTAAGGGTAGACATAGAATATTTAAGCCCTTTGggtcctgccatagagttacattagaagagCCCTTCCAAGaaagctcaaggtcattggccacagataaaatgacatcaaatcacatatgtacagtagctttgattggactgatcatgtcaacatcttacgttcaaaatcttagctagcagtcatcatcatgaatcaagtcgacaatctactggcaaatcctttctaattcttgtcatatgaagagaaataatgaagagatattatagataaaacgtatcagtgctcatcgaccgttggacataaacattacataacacgttggaaatcgcaaattcaacaatgagtggtttggatggaatcagtggctaactgcaagcattgcaaagcaaccactagcctgctattcaaatGAGTGGCTGTGTTTTTCCCCCCCGAGTTCCCACCATAAATCCAgtgaatgccagactttgatgacaaagtttgaggaCAAAATTTACCCACAAAGGACATcagcgccaccttcctgtttaaGTGAGTACAGCACcaagtgagtccaaaaatgttgtGTAACGTTATGCTGCTGCATAAACGATGTAATATgcaagggagatatgtatactgtagctaagaatgtaatactaagtgtatgttgtgtagtaagctgttctGAATACTGTCActctacatttcaaaagtgctgaacaaatagctatattgactatgtccgtcgtcgctcgctcattaatgtcttaatcaaaattacggataGCCTCTTATCCACTTGtggtccccttatgccatagtttgtgcatctcaattgtcagtagaaaccacatttgtttaagcaactCAGCCAAATctgctatgtttttttttttaaaggcagtaaatgaggctgaatgtaCTGAATTTTGCTGCCAGACACAgtctctgctgatagccaggtgtagcagtggtaaggtgttgagactgctgttgggactctgctgttgggacagctttatgtaggccctaacagtttgtgggcaccgtttgtcaccgttatagtgcaattaatgtgttGCGTAGTGGCTTTGTTGGCAGGCGTCCCACTTTTTgtttgtttgccccaccaagatgtacatgctaaaacCGCCACTGCCCTCCAGTAGTTTTCTTCATCACTCACCAGTATTTCATCGTCAGACATGTTCGTAGGTTGTTGTTTACTTTGTTTAACTAATGTGTAAGGTGGTCTTCACTTCTCTGCCAAAAAATACCCACATGAAAAAATTgtagtttactatagaataaatactccagtacttactatagaagtCTGTAGtaaattgtagtatactgtagaatactatactacacactgtagtatccctcgatcattTGTAGTACTTATTCAATACATTTGTAGTAAACTGTAGAACACtagagtaaatactacagtattatccgCAAAGaaacactgtagtaaatactacagtagtcTCCACAAAACACTACTGTCACGGCCgttaaaagaagaggaccaaggtgcagcgtggtaagggtacattttcttttatttaaaaaaatgacgccaacaaaacaccaaacgagaaaacaaccgtgaagctaaaggctatagggccaacaacatagacatacaaatcatagaacatagaatacccaccccaactcacatcctgaccaaaccaaaatagagacataaaaacgatctctaaggtcagggcgtgacaactacataaatttaaaaaaaaaaaaaaagatatatagcGCACATGCACAGTTGTTACCCATCTCTGCTGCTGTGGCAGTCAGCTACATAAAATAACTATTTAAAATGATCGCAAATGTTTTAGTTGGAAAAGTACACATTTACTTACTTAAAACCAAtagtactttttattttttttaaatagctcaTTTGGCCGTACGCTTTCAATAAAACAACAAATTTATCCACACTTCACAGATTTCTGAATCATGAATCATGAACTGGCAATGGAGCAGAGCGAGACCTGCATCCAGCAATGTAATGAGTCACGTGACCCATTTTTACAGCTGTTTCAGTACAGcactgcagggagagagagaggagagggaaaactCCACTGAATTAGTTTCAATGTATGGAATCACTTGGGAATTCCAGGAGTTTGGGTAAACCTTTCTTTTAACCTTTTACAAATAAGAAAACCTGAGTCATTTAATAAACGTTGCTTGTTTTTTTATATCTGCCTCCCACCAGGGGTGGACTGGCCATCTGGCATTTCAGGCAAATGCAAGATGGGCTGGTCTATTTTTAGCCAAGTGGGCCTGTctaacttgtttttttttttgtgaaaaaTGATCATTATCTGGCTAATAATGGGGGCCTCAATGAAGAAAATGGGCCAGTGTGGAGGCCTTGAGGGGAAAAAATGGGCCGGTGTGGGAGGGAACGAGTTCGCTTCCCTGCCCTATCCACCGTGTCTTTATGGCACATGTGTTTACTGTCAATTCCATGAAGGTCTGTGTGAAAACCCTGCTGACAGATTCAGAGTAAGGTCACTGCTGTACAATGCTAATTTGAGATTCTTGTTGGTTAAAGTGTTGAAATGGACAACAGCAGACCAGTGGCTACTGAGGAGATGCATTGGGAGCGGGAGAGGGATGAGACGATTCAGCACTTTCATCAAGGGCACTTGTGGTAGGTgactggtgttggtgtgtgtgtgtgtgttcctggccTATGAAGTGGCATTACTCATTTATTTTGTATGCTACTGTGAATTTTCCACATGTGGTCATTCATCGACTCATgcttcctgtgtgtgtgcagggAAGGAGCTGGTGTCATTCTGTGTGAGAGTGTCCAGGTTGTTCAACATGGACTGTGAGGACGCAGGTCAGAAACACAGATACCTGGCCCTGCTGACTGTCATCAGAGCCATCCATCTCACAGAGGGATCCAGCATCATGGCTATCTGTCACATACCACGAGGTAAAGAGACTAAACTGGTGACAAAGTACATTACCCTGGGATCGATAGTCACCATGAATAAAGATGATTCATTCAAGAGATGGCCAGGCCACATCACCGTTACCTGTCCTGAAACTACTCACCTGCCCCTTCTCTGACCTATAGGTCTACATACTCTTTGTGCTATGTTGATGTATTTTCTTCATTTAAATCCCTTTGTCTGTGCTCTcctgtgtctgtctggtagatacAATGATTAGCATTCTATCCGGTGAGCTACCCGACAGTGCCAGAAAGCAGATCATCGGTCAGATGTATAACAAAGCTTTACATCGGCTGCAGCACTATTGGCTTCCTCAGTTTCTAAGATACTGCAAGGACTCACTCTGGAGAGCTGCAGAGTGCAGCCACATCGTTCAAGAGTACAGCGCCATCGCATCCCACTCTGCTCCTGAGGATGTGCCTGGTATACCTGCTCGACTGGACCCAGGCCTGGGACAGGTGAAGGAGGCAGAGCTGGCTGGGAGTGCAACTGGGACCTACTGCTCCAAAAACACCAAGAGACTCCTCTGGATGAGCCATGAGGAACCACAGAACAGATCCGTAATGGCAGCCCGGGAGGCTGAGAACATCCAAGATGGACGTCTCTGTTGCCAGTGGCTTCGTCTTGGGGGTGAAACAGACCAGGAACAGTGCACTAATGTTGTGCATAGAAGTCAAACCAAATACCAGATTGATGCCACAACTGAACAATACCGCAACATGCCTGACGATGCAAAATCCCAAACCTGCAGCAAACAAACCAGCAAAGTGGATAACCTCAAGTCCAGCCACAGAAGTGGTAACTTTCTCCCAAACATTGATGTTGAAGGGGTCCAGGAGGGAGAAGTACTTATTCCACACACCTGTATGGAGACTCCTGCCTACTACCAGCCGTCTGTCTTACCACTTCCCCCTGCACCAGCAACTCCAGAGTCCCACCGCTACAACTACCTTCAGCCTGCCCTGTCGGCTGACAGCTTGGCTGGTGGGCCCTTAGCTGCCTTCCTGAGGGCcaggggactggagagagagctgCAGCATCTGGGGCTCTGGCAGGACCTGGAGCTGGTCCTTAGCCTGGTGCTCAGGTATgaatatatttacaaaataatgTAAATTATTGAAAAATGAATCACAAACAAATGTGTTGTTGTGAAAATACTGAATGCAACTTTAAAAATGAAAGGTCTGTGAAAATGCCCAAAGCAAGAAATATTTGGAAAATGTGCTGTGTTTAACAGAAATGAACATTGTTGTATTGATGTGCTAATAATGATTTGTTTTTGGTATTGATGACTCGTTCACTTTTGTAAACTATCTTCTATTTGACTGTAATATATCCTCCATACTCAGGGCCCAGGGAGATGACTCCCTCCACAGCCAGAGACAGGCTGTGGCCAGGAGGATCACACACACCTACCTGGGGGAGAACGCAGAGAGGGTAGGCCTCCTGGAGAGCGACACCAGCAGGCAGCTCCGTAGACTCCTGCCCTCTGGAGCAGTCATACCGTGGATATACACAGCCAAACATGAGATCTGTAAGGTAAAGTCAGCATGTTGACATACAGTTAATGTTTGAATGTTTTTGAAATCTTGTGAATCTTtgaaaatgtcttgagtcaatatctTGGTAATGGGCATTTTTTTTGTAGGTGCTTTGTGCATCTTACGATTCATTTTTGGACGAAGAAGACAAACATTTCTGTTCCTGTCTGGTAACTGATTTGATTTTGTTTTATGCAAATTGATTATACATTATAACTGTATTGTCCATAGCTACAACGGAAATGTGTACCCCCCCCTCCTTTTACATGCACAAATCTGTCCATCTCCCATTTAACTCTGTTGAGGGTTATGTTATCACATTTTCCCTTTTGATTTGACTGCCAGGAGAGTGCCGGTGTGAACTGTGGTCAGAGGTTATCTGCTAGTGGCCAGAACACAAAAGAGCAGCAGGTCAGGAGGATGAGGGAGGCTCTGGCCCTTTGTCAGTCCTGTTGTAGCCATGGAGCCACAGAGCAGCCCTCTGATTGGCAGGAGAACTGGGCCCTGATGGCTCTAGAGGATGTGAAGAGAGGAGGGTCTGTCCACCTGCACTACAAAAAGACTGGTAGGAACATAACCAAGGGCTAACACAGAGGAGTTAATGAG from Salvelinus fontinalis isolate EN_2023a chromosome 5, ASM2944872v1, whole genome shotgun sequence encodes:
- the LOC129855456 gene encoding regulator of G-protein signaling protein-like, encoding GGDDDQLSDLLKNDVFVDFFNTFLNLPVFGQTPLFFLLDNKWLTCPELLQGQDVNRGGFQKWLTAHRFTLFKETEWFHYYTLCKEFLEFSNHHSEVLKWTTADQWLLRRCIGSGRGMRRFSTFIKGTCGKELVSFCVRVSRLFNMDCEDAGQKHRYLALLTVIRAIHLTEGSSIMAICHIPRDTMISILSGELPDSARKQIIGQMYNKALHRLQHYWLPQFLRYCKDSLWRAAECSHIVQEYSAIASHSAPEDVPGIPARLDPGLGQVKEAELAGSATGTYCSKNTKRLLWMSHEEPQNRSVMAAREAENIQDGRLCCQWLRLGGETDQEQCTNVVHRSQTKYQIDATTEQYRNMPDDAKSQTCSKQTSKVDNLKSSHRSGNFLPNIDVEGVQEGEVLIPHTCMETPAYYQPSVLPLPPAPATPESHRYNYLQPALSADSLAGGPLAAFLRARGLERELQHLGLWQDLELVLSLVLRAQGDDSLHSQRQAVARRITHTYLGENAERVGLLESDTSRQLRRLLPSGAVIPWIYTAKHEICKVLCASYDSFLDEEDKHFCSCLESAGVNCGQRLSASGQNTKEQQVRRMREALALCQSCCSHGATEQPSDWQENWALMALEDVKRGGSVHLHYKKTEPLDLPFDLLAVRYPKLALENLSVNYLLYQKKKPFSDGESSKPVSAGSLMKKAPLMLKKDNSFVRAPSMRPRSFGDVFRNPVSLDYFKRFLRFHYAQGALLFTLEVEKLRAIDRPKPQKIKILAIVNKFLRREDPMGYLQCNADIISQAAQMRTVSCEVLYTIQDLVTKSLEGTWFKQYQDTFPPGPAVGSDSCLRGAILKTKLVQEPGRFRHSDGVCRDVWRE